The Cynocephalus volans isolate mCynVol1 chromosome 12, mCynVol1.pri, whole genome shotgun sequence sequence AATGTATGAGGCAGACCTCGTCTAGTTTGTTTCCCTATTACTGATGGATTTTGCAGATAGACTGCAAAAGGGTGTGGCTTCTAGGCTCAGCTGCAGTACAGATGTCCATGTTGAAATACCAAGTCTTATTTAGAAGAAAccttcatctttatttaaaagggaagcagagaaatTACAATTAATTACTGATTGAATTTAATTTacttcattttacaaaatttgtactttgaatattttttaaatatgaaaaatcttATATTCAAGCAAGGCTGTGGGAACAATGAATGGGCTTTTACCATGTGCTAAAGAGTGCCAAGGTGAAATTATTATTCAGACCACACCCATCTGCTGCATTTGTAGCAGATGCTTTTCCTTGATCATTTCTATCATGTTAAGGATTAAAGAATAGGTGTATATTACTaggaatatttttagaaatttactgaaaattcaaaatactaatacaccttaattttattattttttctctttcccttcccataGCGTGAGTGCATCTCCATCCACGTTGGCCAGGCTGGTGTCCAGATTGGTAATGCCTGCTGGGAACTCTACTGCTTGGAACATGGCATCCAGCCTGATGGCCAGATGCCAAGTGACAAGACCATTGGCGGGGGAGATGACTCCTTCAACACCTTCTTCAGTGAGACAGGCGCTGGCAAGCATGTGCCCAGGGCAGTGTTTGTAGACCTGGAACCCACAGTCATTGGTAAGTTGACCTCAGTAATCCAAGTGAGATCCCAGAGTGCTGAGACTGGAGGTCTGTCTTGGGGGTTCCACTGATTacttacacatatacatacacgcacacaccacacacactccacacactCTCTACTCTACCCACCCCCACCAGGGCTGATCAGGCTTGTGCAGGTCATTAGTGATGGGTGGCTGGTTTGGTTTCCTTTTCCAGATGAAGTTCGCACTGGCACATACCGCCAGCTCTTCCACCCAGAGCAGCTCATCACAGGCAAGGAAGATGCTGCCAATAACTATGCACGTGGGCACTATACCATTGGCAAGGAGATCATTGACCTCGTCTTGGACAGAATTCGTAAACTGGTAtgtttattctaaaaaataaagtaaattaatgAGCCTAgggaagacatttaaaataatgattttttttcaaacacaGAATTGAAATGTAATAAAGAATGAGATGAATTATTCCCTTAAGGTTTTTCAAAAATTCAGTTAAAATATGAACTGTTTGGTGTCATATTAGTGAAGATTTTTGAATTAAGAAATGCTGAGTAATTCCAAGAAGgtctatactttttaaaaagcatttgtcaaaataaGATGTAAATCCTTGAAAATGTatgaaaagtgaaaatatatttactatgGTTGTAtcacaaagaacaaaaactaaTCTTTTCTCTACTCCTTGCTTTTCTAATAGGCTGACCAGTGCACAGGTCTCCAGGGCTTCTTGGTTTTCCATAGCTTTGGTGGAGGAACTGGTTCTGGGTTCACCTCCCTCCTGATGGAACGTCTCTCTGTTGATTATGGCAAGAAGTCCAAGCTGGAGTTCTCCATTTACCCAGCCCCCCAGGTTTCCACAGCTGTAGTTGAGCCCTACAACTCCATCCTCACCACCCACACCACCCTGGAGCACTCTGATTGTGCCTTCATGGTAGACAATGAGGCCATCTATGACATCTGTCGTAGAAACCTCGACATTGAGCGCCCAACCTACACTAACTTGAATAGGCTGATAGGTCAAATTGTGTCCTCTATCACTGCTTCCCTCAGATTCGATGGAGCCCTGAATGTTGATCTGACAGAATTCCAGACCAATCTGGTGCCCTATCCCCGCATCCACTTCCCTCTGGCCACATATGCCCCAGTCATCTCTGCTGAGAAAGCCTACCATGAACAGCTTTCTGTAGCAGAGATCACCAATGCTTGCTTTGAGCCAGCCAACCAGATGGTGAAATGTGACCCTCGCCATGGTAAATACATGGCTTGCTGCCTGTTGTACCGTGGTGATGTGGTTCCCAAAGATGTCAATGCTGCCATTGCCACCATCAAGACCAAGCGTACCATCCAGTTCGTAGATTGGTGCCCCACTGGCTTCAAGGTTGGCATTAATTACCAGCCTCCCACTGTGGTACCTGGTGGAGACCTGGCCAAGGTACAGCGAGCTGTGTGCATGCTGAGTAACACCACAGCCATTGCTGAGGCCTGGGCTCGCCTGGACCACAAGTTTGACCTGATGTATGCCAAGCGTGCCTTTGTTCACTGGTACGTGGGTgaggggatggaggaaggagagtTTTCTGAGGCCCGTGAGGACATGGCTGCCCTTGAGAAGGATTATGAGGAGGTTGGTGTGGATTCTGTTGAAGGAGAAGGtgaggaagaaggagaggaaTATTGAAGTTAATGTCACAAAGGTGCTGCTTTTACAGGGAAGCTTATTCTGTTTTAAACATTGAAAAGTTGTGGTCTGATCAGTTAATTTGTATGTAGCTGTGTATGCTCTCATATACAATTGCTGACCTATGCTTTAAAATGTGAATGCTCTGTAACGGACCCAAGCTGTCCATTTCTCTGATGGGTTTTGAATAAAGTATTCCCTGTCTCAGATTAGTTGTCTTGTCTTTTCTATTGGTGTGTCtgaaaattttcatgtatttagtACGTGAAAAGAACAACTGTTGCCTGtggtttattctttttaaaattttattttaaattatcttcgtattttaaaacttttatttataaaatgtaaaatgtgtatttaaaGATTAccatttgggctggccagttagctcacttggttacaatgtggtactgataacaccaagatcagggtttcagatccctataccagccagctgctaaaaaataaacaaagattacCATTACATAGCATCACATACTATTCTTAAATTTTGACCTcattacaataaaattatttaaactgctattacatttttagaatttaaagTTGCTACTACACAGCCAAAGTCTTGTTGGCTACTGGATCTCatacaaataacataaaatagtGAGTATTCCAAATGCATCACCAGGTCTTAACAATCTCCTTTTCAAGCTTCCTCAATTCCTTGGCATGTGCTAGTGCCATTATGCTTCCTCTGCCTAGGGTTCCCAAAAGAAGTCTGTTCTCTCCAAGCAAATGTGTGCCCCCCTATACTAGACCCTAGTTCTTTAACTTCTTTTCAAACCTATTTGTAGATGAATGTCAAGTTGGAAAGGCCTGATAAATTTATTCACTAATGTGTTAATTACATGTGTGAATGTTAACTCTCCAAagatattcttattttaatgtgGGCCAATAACTAAAAAGAATAAGATTCTAATAATGCAACTGGCAGGCATCAGCACCAACACTGAGAAAAACAGTTTTGGACCAAGAGCAATAGAGGTCTGCTGCCAGTCCAATTGACCAAAAGGCTATCTTTTCCCAAGGACAGCAAAGTTATCTTCCCACTATTACATTTTCTTCTCCTGGCATAATACCCAGTGGTAATGAAATGATTTTTTGTTACTAATTGCctatttaatctatttttcccTTGACACTACCAACTACAGGGTGCAATAGTATTGTAGTTACTGGAATCTGTGTTTAATGTATGCTAATGGAAATAACATAAGAAATAAGCCAAGATCAACTAATTTCAAAGCCAATCCAATATTGCTCAGCAGTTTTAACTAGAAGCCAACACAAACAGATCTGATGCACAAAAAGTAAATATCCTCGCTCATTCAGATAAAAAACAATATGGAAATTACATCAAATGTAAGTTTTGAATGTACATTTCTAGCACCTAGCAAAGTATAAGGGATATAACAGGTGTACAATGGTTGTTGGTTGAATGAATCAAATATAGGATAAAAGTGATACAGGTATCATACTGGGcagatgccaaaaaaagaaaaaagagagatacaGGTATAAAATCAAGTCAAAGTAGTTAAATAAGAGCCCTATGATCCcaatttaaattacaaaaggaaaaaaccccAACATTTTCTAGCTTTGTCCACTGAAAAGGCCTAGGAGCAAAGTAGTAATGAATATCCCTAGCACTCAGATGGTGGTTTCTAAATGCCAtttcccactaaaaggaaccagaatgTTTTAGAGAAATCACTGGTCTTAAGCCTACAGCAGGAAATATTCAAGTTCAGCctcaaatattttgtcatttcagaaagcaagaaagacaACAAAAACTAGTCAGTCATATCAAAAAGATATAGAAGCCAACATGAAGGCGCTCTCATCGATGCTACAATATGAGCATTAAGAAAATAGTGActataatggattaaaaaatataaaatataaaaaaatccatAAGCTCatgataatattttttgtttagtttttaaaaaatgaaaaacagtatggctGTTCCTCAAATCataaaacacagaattaccatatgatccagcaattccacttctaggtatatattcaaaagaattgaaagcagacaCTCAAGCAGATATTTGTATATCCATGTTcaatagcaacattattcacaatagtcaaaagtaGAAGCAACCCTAATGTCCATCAatgcatgaatggataaacaaaatgtggtataaacgTACAATGGGATATCAGTccgccaaaataaataaataaataagttctgaCAAGTACTACAAtatagatgaatcttgaaaatataaTGCTAAGTGAAGCTAGCCAGAGACAAAAGGACAAattttgtatgattccacttgtatgaggtaaaaaatagtcaaattcatagagacaagggctggcccgtggctcacttgggagagtgtggtgctgataataccaaggctataggtttggatcctatatagggatggctggttcactcactagctgagtgtggtgctgacaacaccaagccaaggattaagatccccttaccggttgtctttaaaaaaaagaaaaaaattcatagagacaaaaagtagaatggtgattactgGTAgctggagggaagaagggaatgaAGAATTGCAGAGTGGTTACAGAGTTTCAGtatgggatgatgaaaaagttctgtagatagataatggtggttgcacaacaacacaaatgtacttaatgctactgaattgtgcactaaaattttttttaaatagtaaattttatattacatctattttaccacaatttagaaaacaatgaaagCATAAAccaagaactaaaaaaaaaggtTGCCTATAGGGGGAGGGAACATGGGCCGACTAGACTTCTTTCATTATATTTGTTATATCATTTGACTACAGCAACAACTAACTATATACCATAATTATAAGAAAGAATTCAATTAAGgtgaaaaaaaattcctaaaaatcaaaagcaaaatgaaacaaacgaATCTAACCAAGTACCAAGTTGGTGACTTAACTACAGAGAAGGGATTTATTTCAATGGACTTAAGACAGTAATTTGATTATACATCCATAGTGAGATATcttaaagataaaagaaactcCAAAAAAGTACAGTTTTTAGTAACCATATTGCTAGTACTAATAgtaatattgttattttgaaaCTATGGTATATTggaataaatcaaataaataattcattaatgTTATTAGTATATAAAAACCTTAAAAGTTATTATAACTATATTACAGATGTTTAAGAAGGTGGATGAATTCTAAGTAGCAATATGGGGGGAGAAGATCCAAATCaaattctagagatgaaaaatatgtTGAGATAAGAAACACACCAGTTGAGATTAATAGTAGATTAGACACTACaggaaaaaagattaataaattgaaGACATgacaatagaaattatccaaaatgaaaaaaaaatatggatacTAAATAGAACATAAACAGAATAAATAGAAGTGGATTGAATATGATTCAGCATTTTAAAACACTGTAAAACTTCAAGAATTTTACACCTTCTGGTATTATATTTTCTCAATAGCAAACTCCTTCAACTTAAAATATAGtgctagaaataattttaaaataaaataaattttataaatctaGAAATTTTTTAGATTAGAATTACATAATGttaaaaaactgttttgtttattttatttatatatttattttgttttatatttaactggtaaaataaacataaaatttactattttaaccatttttgaagtgtacagttcagtagtgttaaggaTATTTACATTGCTAtacaactgtattagtccatttccattgcttataacagattacctgagactgggtaatttataaagagcagaggtttatttggcttacgattctgggacggctgcatctggcatgggccgcaggctgcctctactcatggcagaaaacggcaggCCAACCcatgagtacaagcagatcacatggcgagaggaagcgagagagagggaggggaggtgccagggtcctttgagcaaccagctctcgtgggaactcacagaaggagaactcactcactactcccacccCCAGGGCGTtagtctattcatgagggatctgctgccataacccaaactgctcccaacactgccaagttggggattggattttgacatgagctctgtggggacgacacatccaaactctatcagcaaccaatctccagaactcttttcgtTGCACGAAACTAAAACTCTATACCGTAAAACAACTCTCCACTCCCCGCTcccaaccaccattctactttttgtctctatgaatttcacTATTCTAGTTACCTCATATTAAgtacaatctttgtcttttttgtgactggcttatttcacttagcaaaatgtcctcaaagttcatccatgttgtagcatttatcaaaatttacttccttttaaagactgaataatattttattgtatgtatataccagaTTGTGTATACCCGTTCACCCATCCACAGACACATGAATTGCTTcaaccttttggctattgtgaataatgccactatgaacatgggtatgcaAAAATCTCTTCCAGAcccttctttcaattcttttggggaTATatccaaaagtggaattgctgaatcatatggtagtttttaattttttgaggaaccaccatactgttttccattgatGAAAACAAAttcttgaccttgttgttacaaggctacgctctaaccaactgaacaaaccagccagcccgtttgtttttttaatagaagctaTTCTAATGGTTTTGAGGTGGTagctcactgtagttttgatttgcatttccctaataattagtggTATTGtgcatcttttcacgtgcttattggccatttatctatcttctttggagaaatgtctattcaagtcctttgtccattttttaattgggttgtcatgttaaaacattttcatgtggCCTAATTCAGATGGAATTTGGAGTATCTAAAGCAAGGGTTCATTCTTGATGACTAGAGGTGGTGAGAGCAGATATcctttaccattaagtatgatgtttggTGTCAGTTTTTCACAGGCACTcttatcagattgaggaagttcccttctattcctagtttactgagaggtttgtttgcttgtttgtttttggtaaatgaattttggatttttgtcaaattatttttctgcatgcaTCTATTAATATGATCATATGGGTTTCTCCCATGTTCTATTAAAGTAGTGAATTATATTCACTGCCTTTTGAATATGAAACCAActttacattcctgggataaaacACATTTGGTTTATGTCTTAAAGCAGGGGTTCTTAGCCCAGGGCTCAGGAAAGCACAAGGTACTTCATAGATTGTTCTCCTGGGTTGGTGAACTCCCTGAAGTTGTACATAAATTTCTGTGTAAATATGCTCATGACAGATTTACTCCAAAGATACCTGATAACCATTCCTCTCAACCTTGTAGGTACATGCTACTCCCATAGAGAGGTGAAACCTATTTCCCTCTCCCTAAATCTGAGCTGGCCTTGTGACTTCTTTGActaatagaatgtggcagaagtatAGCAAAGCCAGATCCAGGTCAAGCACTTAAGAAGCCTGGCagctttgttttcattcttttaaaagcaaGTCACCACGTAAAGAAGCTTGAGCTAGATTAATGACGGATAAGAGACCAtgtggagaggaagagaggtCATGTGGAAAAGAACCATGGCACCCCATCCAACAGCCAGCACAAAGGCCCCAGACATGTGGGTAAGACCATCCTAGACATTCCAACCCCAGCTGAGCTCCCAGCTGAATGAAGCTGCATGAGTGAGCAAGATGACAGCACCtggaatcatgagaaataataaataattgttgttttaagtcaaaAACTTTTGGGGTGATTGGTTACATAGCAATAAATAAACTAAACAGGAATTATACACACATCTAGAGAGAGAATAAACTGTCTTCATCAGATTCTCCAAAACAATTACAATCActaatctagaaaaataaaatactgaaaattctTTAGGAT is a genomic window containing:
- the LOC134360480 gene encoding tubulin alpha-1A chain, whose protein sequence is MRECISIHVGQAGVQIGNACWELYCLEHGIQPDGQMPSDKTIGGGDDSFNTFFSETGAGKHVPRAVFVDLEPTVIDEVRTGTYRQLFHPEQLITGKEDAANNYARGHYTIGKEIIDLVLDRIRKLADQCTGLQGFLVFHSFGGGTGSGFTSLLMERLSVDYGKKSKLEFSIYPAPQVSTAVVEPYNSILTTHTTLEHSDCAFMVDNEAIYDICRRNLDIERPTYTNLNRLIGQIVSSITASLRFDGALNVDLTEFQTNLVPYPRIHFPLATYAPVISAEKAYHEQLSVAEITNACFEPANQMVKCDPRHGKYMACCLLYRGDVVPKDVNAAIATIKTKRTIQFVDWCPTGFKVGINYQPPTVVPGGDLAKVQRAVCMLSNTTAIAEAWARLDHKFDLMYAKRAFVHWYVGEGMEEGEFSEAREDMAALEKDYEEVGVDSVEGEGEEEGEEY